The following are encoded together in the Lathyrus oleraceus cultivar Zhongwan6 chromosome 3, CAAS_Psat_ZW6_1.0, whole genome shotgun sequence genome:
- the LOC127129939 gene encoding GDSL esterase/lipase At5g03610, which translates to MDFFPFLLSFIFIILHLSGQRVVQGEVDIQRHHHHHKEPITKLFVFGDSYADTGNINSSLVPSRNEPYGVTFPGKPSGRFSDGRVLTDYIAKYLKVKSPASYTVRKHLAPHHLKNGMNFAFGGTGVFETLNQGPNMTTQISFFEKAIEDKVLTTSNIRKSVALVSIAGNDYTFYNFKNGSIQGLPSFISSVVNQTIKNVIRIKELGVKKVIISNLQPVGCLPSETVSSSFKECNETSNNLLVAYHNTLLTEAVTKLNQQIKYHSSSPFIVLDLYDSFMSVLKNPSTYNIKNELEPCCVGVSSNYFCGMVVEKVKKYTVCENPKSAFFWDLGHPTDAGWRAVYTRLRITNALKQIHDH; encoded by the exons ATGGATTTCTTTCCCTTTCTCCTCtctttcattttcatcattcttCATCTCTCAG GACAAAGAGTTGTACAAGGTGAGGTTGATATTCAACGTCACCACCATCATCATAAAGAGCCTATAACAAAATTATTTGTGTTTGGAGATTCATATGCTGACACAGGTAACATCAACAGTAGTCTTGTTCCTTCCCGGAACGAACCTTATGGTGTCACCTTTCCCGGCAAACCCTCCGGTCGTTTCTCTGACGGCAGAGTCCTCACCGACTACATTG CCAAGTATTTGAAAGTGAAATCACCAGCATCATATACGGTAAGAAAACATTTGGCACCACATCATTTGAAAAATGGAATGAACTTTGCATTTGGTGGTACTGGTGTGTTTGAGACACTGAATCAAGGTCCAAACATGACAACTCAGATCAGTTTTTTTGAAAAGGCAATAGAAGACAAAGTACTCACAACATCAAATATTAGAAAATCAGTTGCTCTTGTTTCTATAGCTGGAAATGACTACACTTTTTACAATTTCAAAAATGGCTCTATTCAG GGTTTACCATCATTCATATCATCAGTGGTTAATCAAACAATCAAAAACGTGATTCGTATCAAAGAATTAGGAGTGAAAAAAGTGATTATATCAAATCTACAACCAGTGGGATGTCTACCTTCAGAAACAgtttcatcatcattcaaagaatGCAATGAAACATCCAACAACCTCCTCGTAGCTTACCATAACACCCTCTTAACCGAAGCTGTCACAAAATTGAACCAACAAATCAAGTATCATTCTTCATCACCCTTTATAGTTCTTGATCTATACGATAGTTTCATGTCGGTGTTGAAGAATCCATCCACATACAATATTAAGAATGAGTTGGAACCTTGCTGTGTTGGAGTGAGTAGTAACTATTTTTGTGGAATGGTTGTGGAGAAGGTTAAGAAGTATACGGTTTGTGAGAATCCTAAATCTGCTTTCTTTTGGGATTTGGGTCATCCTACTGATGCTGGATGGCGTGCTGTTTATACCAGGCTAAGAATAACCAATGCTCTTAAACAAATTCATGATCATTAG